In the Flavobacteriales bacterium genome, GCCACCGGCGCATGGAACTCCACACGCACGTGCTCACCCTCCATCCGGAGCGTGCTGGGCGTGCCTTTGTCCTTGTAGCGCACTTTGGTGACGGCTTCGATCTCGCCGTTCAACGCGTTGATCTTCATGAAGTTCGGACGCCGCACCCACATCGTCTGCCGGCGCAGTTCCTCCTTTCTGCCCAGGACCACGGTATTGGTCTCCGGACGGATGTCCGTGACGTAGAGCGGTTCGCCGACGGCGATGCCCAGGCCCTTTCGCTGGCCGATGGTGAAGAACGGATAGCCGTCATGCTCCCCCAGCACTTCGCCGGAGGTGCTCACGAGCTTGCCGTGCGCGAGCCTGGCGGTGACCTCGGGTTCCTTGCGCTTCAGGAAGCCCCGGTAGTCGTTGTCAGGGATGAAGCAGATCTCGTAGCTCTCGCTCTTCTGGGCCAGTTGCGGGAAGCCCGCCTCATGCGCCAGCCTGCGGATCTCGCTCTTGTGGAACCCACCCACCGGAAAGCGGGTGCGCGCCAGGCTGTCCTGCTTGAGGCCCCACAGCACATAGCTCTGGTCCTTGCCTTCGTCCAACCCCTTGCTCACGGTGAACCGACCGGCATGGGGTCCTTCCACCACCGGGGTGAGGCGGGCGTAGTGGCCCGTGGCGATCAACGGACAGTCCAGCATGTCCGCGCGCTTCAGCAGGGCCTCCCACTTGATGAACGTGTTGCACAACACACAGGGGTTCGGCGTACGGCCACCGAGGTACTCCTCCACGAAGTTGCCGATGATGGCCTCGCCGAACTCGTCGCGGATGTCGAGGATGATGTGGTGGAACCCGCGGCTGACGGCCAGGTTGCGCGCGTCGTTGATGCTGTCCAGGTCGCAGCAACCCGTAAGGCGCTTCGCGCCGCCGCTGCTGGCGTAGTCCCAGGTCTTCATGGTGACCCCCACCACCTCATAGCCCTCCTCATGCAGCAGCAGTGCGGCCACGGAGCTGTCGACCCCGCCGCTCATCGCCACGAGCACCCGTCCATGCCTGCTCATGGGGCGGTGGGTCTGGGTTCTCCGTCCACATAGTCCACCCGGCTCAGGACCCGGCCCGCCGTGTCGTACTCGGTCACGATGCCATTGAGCAGCCCGTTGCGGTAGGTGCCTTCACGCTTCTTCGATTGCCCTTTCAGCACGCGCTGCACCTCGGGCGTTCCGCCAAGGGCGGGGTCGGCGGGCAGCTGCTCCGTCACCCACGTGCCATTGCAGTGGTACTCCGTGAACGGCCCGTCGAGCCTGCCCTGCACGTACGTGAACTCACTGCGGAGCTGGTCGTCGTCGCAGTACTCCTTGAACACGCCGTTCTCCTTCTTGTCCTTGATGAAGCGCCCCTGCTGGTACACGAGCTGCAGCTGCACCTTGCCGTTCTCCAGAAAGTGGTACCAGATGCCATCACGGTCGCCGTTCACCATGCGTCCTTCGATCTCCTTCACCCCATTGGGGTGGTACCAGGTGAAGGTGCCATCGCCCAGGCCGCGCACGTAGGTGCCGCGGTGCTTCACCTGCCCTCCCGGGAAGAACTGCTCGTGGACCCCGTCCTGCTCCCCGTTGGCGTAGGTGATCCGCTCGGCCAGGGTGCCGTCGCTGAACCAGGTGAGCTGCTCCCCATGCTGCCGTCCCTTCACCCAGGCCTCCATGGAGCGCTTGCCCCCATCCGGACCGTAGTAGGTCCAGATGCTGTCCTTGTCCTGGCCCACGTAGCGTCCTTCGGCCATCAACCGGCCGTTGGGATGGTAGTGCCGTGCATGGGCCGCCGATCCATCGGCGTAGTGGTCCACGATGCTCTCCACGGCGCCGTTGGTGGCGAAGTAGGTGAAGGAACCGACGGGCCGGTCGTCCTTGAACTGACCGGTATAGCGCAGCTGCGGGCTGTCCGCCCAGGTCCGGGCCCAGGGGCCCTGCTTGCGGCCCTGCGCGTCGGTCCGGTTGGGCGCGGGGGGTTGGGCGGCGAGCCCACCAGCGACGAGCAACGGCAGCACCGCACGAAGGGCGTGGCAACGCATGCGGCAAAGATACCCACGCACGCCCGGCAGCCCCCGCTGAAAGGGGCCCGCTATCTTCGGCCGCGGATGACCCTCTTCAGACCGGATTGCCGCCACTTCAGGGGCGACGTGCCCTGCGGACCGCACAAGCTGCATGGCGTACACTGTGCGGACTGCACGCATTACGACCCCATCCGCCAGCGCGTGCTGATCATCAAGCTCGGTGCGTTGGGCGATGTGGTGCGCACCACGCCGCTGCTGACACCGCTTCGCCAGCGGTTCCCGCAGGCGGAGATCCACTGGTTGACGCTCAGCCCCGAGATCCTGCCGGCCTCGGTGGACCTGAAGCTGCCATTCGACCTGGCCTCCCTGCTGGTGATCGAGGAGACCACCTACGATTACGCCATCAACCTCGACAAGGACCGCGAGGCCTGCGCCCTGATGGTCCGCGTGAAGGCCGGCGAGAAGCACGGGTTCATCTGGAAGGACGGCCGTTGCGCTCCGGTGGATGAGCGGGCGGTGCACAAGTTCAGCACGGGGGTGTTCGATGACCTGAGCCGGTCGAACACCCTGAGCTACCTCCAGGAGATCTTCGACATCGCCGGCTTCACCTTCCAAGGCGAGGACTATGTGCTGGACAACCACGCGGCCGGACGCAGGGCCTGGGACATCGACCGGGCCCGTCATGTGGTGGGCCTGAACACCGGTTGCGGGGGCCGCTGGACCAGCCGCCTGTGGAGCGAGGACCGCTGGACCGAGCTCGCAAGGCACCTGAAGCGCGACGGCTATGAGGTGGTGCTGCTGGGCGGCCCGCCGGAGCATGACCGCAACCTGCGCATCGCGGCGGCCAGCGGAGCCACCTACTTCGGACATTTCGACCTGCAGCTCTTCATCGACCTGCTCGACCAGTGCGACACGGTGGTGACCCAGGTGACCATGGCGATGCATCTGGCGCTGGGCCGGCACAAGAACCTGGTGCTGATGAACAACATCTTCAACCGGCACGAGTTCGAGCTGTACGGTCGCGGAAGTGTGGTGGAGCCGAGCACGGGCTGTGAGTGCTTCTACGCGCCGCGTTGCCGCCGCCTCGACAAGGGCGGACACGCCTGCATGGACGACATCAGTGCAGAAACGGTGCGTTCGGCGGTGCATGCCTGCAGGCTGCACCGTGCACCGGATGCTTGATCCGCGTCCATGCGCATCACCTACCTGAGCACCTTCTTTCCGCTCCGCGGCGGCATCGCGCACTTCAACGAGCGCTTCGCCGGCGAACTCCTTCATCGCGGCCATGCGGTGCGGGCCGTCACCTTCAGCCGGCAGTACCCCAAGCTGCTGTTCCCGGGAAAGACGCAGGAGGAGTCCGGTGGTGCGGCGGGGAGCGCACCGATGACCGCGGAGGTGCGCGTGGACAGCATCGGTCCACTGAGCTGGTGGCGGACCGGGCGCTCCATCCGTCGGGATGCGCCGGACGTGCTGCTGTTCAAGTACTGGATCAGCTTCTTCGCCCCGTGCTTCTGGGCCATCTCGC is a window encoding:
- the mnmA gene encoding tRNA 2-thiouridine(34) synthase MnmA, producing MSRHGRVLVAMSGGVDSSVAALLLHEEGYEVVGVTMKTWDYASSGGAKRLTGCCDLDSINDARNLAVSRGFHHIILDIRDEFGEAIIGNFVEEYLGGRTPNPCVLCNTFIKWEALLKRADMLDCPLIATGHYARLTPVVEGPHAGRFTVSKGLDEGKDQSYVLWGLKQDSLARTRFPVGGFHKSEIRRLAHEAGFPQLAQKSESYEICFIPDNDYRGFLKRKEPEVTARLAHGKLVSTSGEVLGEHDGYPFFTIGQRKGLGIAVGEPLYVTDIRPETNTVVLGRKEELRRQTMWVRRPNFMKINALNGEIEAVTKVRYKDKGTPSTLRMEGEHVRVEFHAPVAGIAPGQSAVFYDGDDVLGGGFIDRMP
- a CDS encoding glycosyltransferase family 9 protein, whose translation is MTLFRPDCRHFRGDVPCGPHKLHGVHCADCTHYDPIRQRVLIIKLGALGDVVRTTPLLTPLRQRFPQAEIHWLTLSPEILPASVDLKLPFDLASLLVIEETTYDYAINLDKDREACALMVRVKAGEKHGFIWKDGRCAPVDERAVHKFSTGVFDDLSRSNTLSYLQEIFDIAGFTFQGEDYVLDNHAAGRRAWDIDRARHVVGLNTGCGGRWTSRLWSEDRWTELARHLKRDGYEVVLLGGPPEHDRNLRIAAASGATYFGHFDLQLFIDLLDQCDTVVTQVTMAMHLALGRHKNLVLMNNIFNRHEFELYGRGSVVEPSTGCECFYAPRCRRLDKGGHACMDDISAETVRSAVHACRLHRAPDA